AGGTTTTATGAAGCATTGGAAGGTGAAGTACTGGCAAGAACCAAAGAGCTGACAGATGCCAATCTGCTCTTGACCAAACAAGGAGAAGAGATTTTTAAGCAGAATACCTTGCTTAAAGAAGCCAGAGACAGGGCAGAAGAATCATTAAAAGTTAAAGAAGATTTCCTTTCTTTAATGAGCCATGAAATACTTACTCCTCTGAATGTGATTCTTGGATTTACAGATTTACTGATGCTGGACAAATCTTCTGGTCCTTTACATGATAATATCAGAAAGATTAAAATAGCCACAAGTACTTTACTGTCTCTTATTAATGATATACTTTATTCTGCACGTATCGGTTCAGACAAAATAATGCTTGTTGAAGAAGATTTTGATCTTCATGAACTAATGATGGGGGTGCGGCTCATGTTCCATGACATGATTACCTCCAAGGGCCTGGAGTTTGTTTTTAATATGGATCCTTCCGTTCCTCATGATATTTGCGGAGATAAAAATAAACTGAATCAGATTCTGATCAACCTTATTGGCAATGCTGTAAAATTTACCCATAAGGGAAAGATAGAAGTAAATGTACGCACAGCAAAGGCATCAGAAGATTTCATCTATCTTGAATTTTCAGTTTCAGATACAGGAATCGGCATTGAAGAAGATAAACAGGATGCAATATTTCAAGAGTTTACGCAAGCCTCAAGTAATATCTCTAAAAATTACGGCGGAAGTGGGTTAGGACTAACCATAGTACAAAAATTAGTCAAATTGTATGATGGAGATATAAAGGTTCAAAGCGCTTTTAATAAAGGATCTGTTTTTAAATTTAATATAAAACTTAAATGGCTTTCAGGTAAGTCTAGAGGAAAAACTTTTAATACTAATTCCGGCATACTCAGGGGTAAGAGAATTTTACTTGTAGATGATGAACCTTTAAATCTTGAACTGGCGGGAGAAATTTTGAAGAAAAGAGAAGCAGAAGTCTCTTCGACTGTCAGTAGCTTTCAAGCTATTGAAATGATTAAAAATCATGATTATGATATTGTGGTTACTGACTTGAAAATGGCTGAAATGAGTGGAGCAGAATTGTGTAAGTTCATTAGGAGGAGTTTGTCATTCCCTAAGAACCAGATACCTGTTCTTGTGCTTACGGCTCATATTTTTAAACAAAAAGATATACTTGCGGAAGAGGCAGGCGTCAATGATGTAGTATACAAACCTGTAAATGCTGCTGAGCTAGTGACAGCAGTTTGTAAGTTGATCGGGCATTCTGAGCTGCTTGACGATGATCTGACTGCCTTGATCCATGAGGATCAAGGCAATGCCTTCCCTTATCTATCATCCATCTTTCAAGATCGGGAAATTTTTAACAAACACCTGAACAAACATATAGGTAAACTGGAATTATATAATGAGACTTTTGCTGATAATATCAATAAGATAGATTTTAAATCCCTTGCGTTGACGATTCATAGTATATACAATGTTTTAAATGCGCTAGATATCAAAAATCTCAATGATCAGCTAAAAAAGACTGAAGAAGTGTTTGAAAATACTGAGGCTTTAAGTAGTCTGCTTTATGCAGAATGTGGTAAGCTGCGAGAATCATTTTCTGATTTAATGAAACAAACAAATGAAAATTAAAACACTCATAATTGATGATCAGGAAGAAGTAATAGATATACTGAGTGACTTGGTTAAAGAGCATTGTAAAGATCTTGAAATTTCAGGTACAGCCTCTGATCCTCTAGAGGCGATGAAAATGATTGAAACCTTATCTCCTGAATTGATTTTCCTCGATATAAAAATGCCCGGGCTTTCAGGATTTGAATTGCTGAAGAAAGCTACCAGAAACTTTGACGTGGTAATAATATCTGCACATAAGGAATATGGTCCTGAAGCCTACTCCAATGGAGCCATACATTATTTGCTAAAACCTTTTGAGGTTGATAAACTGATTGAGGCTGTTGAACGCGTCTGTGAAAAGAAAGCATCTGCAGATCCTGATGTGGTTATTTCTAAAGGAAGAATAAGAATTCCGGATAGCGAAGGTTTTTATGTGGTTCCCATTGCAGATATAATAAGATTTCAGGCAAGTGGCAACTATACTGAAGTATTTACTGTAAAAGGTCAATATATGACAACAAAAACTTTAGGTATATATGAAGTTAAACTTAAAGGATATGATTTTATAAGGGTACACAACAAGCACCTTATAAACAGCAATTACGTAGTCAGATATATTAAAGGGAAATCAGGAATTGCAGTTATGTCAGACGATACTTGTATCGATATATCCAGAAGAAAAAAAGATGAATTTTTGAAATCTATTTAAGCAAAATTTTTCATTCGAACCTTTAACGTTATTAACAATGGAAAGCACAGAGGGATACTTAAAAGATGACGAGAAAAAAAAGTATACTGAAGATGATATCAAGTATACCGATAAGCTCGTAGAACTGCTGGAAAAAGAGTTATCCAGGTTATCTAAGCAAGATTATTCCAGAAGAATATTCAGTCCGATGATGCACGCATTCCTTGAAGCTGAATTCGTTGTTGATACTAATCTTCCTCAAGAGTTAAGGGTTGGATTATTTGAGAAACCGGGTGAAAAATTTGTCGCGAAAATGCGTTATGCAAGTGCTTACAGAAAAAACAAAATTATTAAAAAAGATGTGAGGACGCTTGCTATACGCGTATATCATAAAGATCGTGAGATCAATCAGGATTTCCTGCTGGGAAGCTCTCCTCATTTCAGATCCAGAACAGTTAAACAAACTTATCTCGGACTTAAGCTTCTTTTCAGCGGTGGACTGATGATACTTTTAGGCATCATAATATGGCCCTATGTAGCACTGATGGCACTCAAGTCAAGAAAGAAAACCTTAGATCTCTTTAATATTCCTTTTTATAGTCAGACCGCCTATACTTTTGGAAATGAGAAAACGCTTGTCAAATACATTGTTAAACCTAAGGAAGAATATGAATTTCTGAACTATCCTGACTACGATCATCCGGACTATTTGAAGAATGTCATGAAGAAAAGATTCCATAGTCTGCAGTTTGGTCAAAAGGTAATTCTTGATGTATATCTTCAGTTCCAAACTCCTGAAGATACTAAACCTGAAGATCCTGTAGTAGTATGGAATGGACCTCTGACACATGTTGCTACTATTAGAATTCCAAAACAGGTATTTGATACAAAGGAAAGAGTTCAAGAAGGACAGGATATGGAATATAATGTAGGGAACAGTTTACCAGAGCATAAATATTTCGGTGCAATGAATTGGGCAAGACACGTTATTTATGAGAAACTTGCAGAGTATAGACGAAATGTGCGTGAGCGTCAGCTAAAAAAGGAGAGTAAAGAGAAAGATCTCAAATTAGTATGAAAGACATTGATTATAAATTATCAAATCAAAAGTCTTTTAATGCTGTTGCAGAAATAATGCATGGCAGAGAGAAAGCTCTGAAGGAGCTGCTTAAATTGGGTATGAAAAAGATTTCGGGTTCTCTGAACCTGGACATCCATTTTTTTAGATGGTTTCTGATCACAGGAGAAAATATTGTCCTTGATGAGTTTGATATTGCTTCAAAACCTGATCTGGAAAAGAGTTATCTGGTATTCTCCATGAATTATGATGGAGATAAGGACACAGTTCTATTAAACCTCTATAAATTACTTGAAAGCTTTATAGATAAGATCTATTCGCTTTGCTATGGGTATACAAGTGAATCTGATAGCCAAGCCTTTCTTTGTTATATAAAATCGAATGCAATAAAGGAGTCATTGTTCTGGGTTGGAAAACCAGGCTGGTCAGTTAAGAGGATTATAGCTGAAAGAAATCTTCGTTCTGAAGTTGAAAAGGAATTGAGTGTGCTTGATCCTTCAGAATTTCCTGAAAAAGCGGAGGCCATTCGGAATAAATATAAAGAGTCTACTTTTAAATCCCATCCATGGTATAAAGTAATATGGACCTTAAGATTGATGTGGAGACTTTTAGTTTGTTTAGTTCTTGGTATAACATTCTCACCTGTGGGTATACTTTTTTCTTTATACCGGCAGTATATCGTGAAAGATGTGAAAGCAAAACCGTCTAAGGTTAATTATGATCATTATAAGAAGATTAGTAAAGAAGAGAATAATGTACTTCAGAATCAATTAAGTGTTCATGGGATATTAAAAAATTCTCCAACATGGATATGGTATTGGAAGTTTCAGGTATCACTCAGTCTTGCAAGGTTTTCAGGGGGGCGTAAACGAAGTGGAAAACTTGCAGGGATTGAAAGTATTCATTTTGTAAAATGGCTCATTATACCTAATAAATTTATTCATCCCGGGAAGAAGAAAGAGAAAATATTTCACTGTCTTTTTTTAAGTGATTATGATGGTACTTGGGAAAGCTACATCAGCGACTTTATTGACAGAGGAGCGCAGGCTATCAATTTCAATTTTTCCAATATGAGAGGATATCCTAAAGTATCATTTTCTTTTAAAGGAGGAGCTTCCTCTGGTACTTCATTTAAGCCTTTGGTAAGAAAGAATCAGATAGAATGCCCGTTCTGGTATTCCGGATATGCAGATGTTGTGATGAAAGATAAATTGAGAAATGCATCTATTTCAGATGGAATACAAAAGGAAAAAATGAGTGATGCCGAGTTTCATCAATGGTTAAAGTTATTTGCTTGATCTAAAACATGAATCGTATGAAGGAAAACATTGCTAGTTCACAGTTTCAGGTTGAAGATATTCAATCGTTCATTTATCTGGGCTATAGAGACCTTAAATCTTCAGCGTACTTGTTATGTAGGTTTAATAAGGAAGCTATTGAAGAAGCAAGGAAATGGTTGAAGCATAATTTAAATTTTATTCAGACACTTGATAAAGACCTTGGAGAGAATGCTTTAAATATTGCTTTCACAAAAGAAGGGCTTGGAAAGCTTGGTATTGATAATGATGAATTACATACTTTTTCTATTCCTTTCATCGAAGGAATGACAGCAAGGCAAAAAATTCTTGGTGACTTTGAACAAAATGATCCTGCAAACTGGAAATGGGGAAATGAAAAGGAAGATAGTGCTGTTGATATGCTATTGTTGGTCTTTGGAAAAGATCCTGCTGCTCTTGAAAAGAAGATTGATAGTCTGGAATTTAACAGTGATCACATCAACCTTGTTTACAGAGTAGATTCTGCTTTCAGGGATAAAGAACATTTTGGTTTTCGTGATGGAATTACTGATGTTACTACAGAGGGCTTTCTAAGCCATTATCTCAACAGGCATCCGGATAATGAACATAGTGGTAAAGCTAAATTCTGGAATATCCATCGTGATGATGTACTGAAAGATGGAGAAGTTCTTTTAGGTTATACAAATGAATATGATGAGAAATCAGAAAGCCCGCTCGTAAAGTTAGAAAGTAAATACCTCTCACACAATAGATCAGACTCACAGACTTCGTTTAAAAGCGATTTCGGAAGAAATGGTACTTATCTTGTATTCAGACAACTCGACCAGGATGTAAGCTCTTTCTGGAGTTATGCAGACGAGCAAGCAAAAGCATCAAATATAGAAGGAATGGATGCTCAATACATAGCATCTAAAATGGTAGGTCGCTTGCCGGATGGCACATCTTTTATCAGTAAAGATGAAAATATCAGTGGTTATGTAAAGGAAGACCCTGATGGGTTAAAATGTCCTTTCGCATCTCATGTACGAAGGTCTAACCCCCGTGATTCAATGATCCAGGGTAAACCTGAAGAATCTTTAAAGGCGGTGCGCAATCATAGAATTATACGCAGGGGTAGATCATATGGTGTCGGCATAAGTGATGCTCGTGATATGAAGGAGTTTATAAAAGATGCAATAGCTGCTTCTTCTGTAGATAAAGGCAGTAGGGGGTTGAACTTCATATGTTTTAATGCTGACATTTCTCAGCAATTTGAATTCATTCAGCAAAATTGGATTAATAACCCCAAATTTCTGGGATTATATAATGATCCAGATCCCTTGGTTGC
The Sporocytophaga myxococcoides DSM 11118 genome window above contains:
- a CDS encoding LytR/AlgR family response regulator transcription factor, which translates into the protein MKIKTLIIDDQEEVIDILSDLVKEHCKDLEISGTASDPLEAMKMIETLSPELIFLDIKMPGLSGFELLKKATRNFDVVIISAHKEYGPEAYSNGAIHYLLKPFEVDKLIEAVERVCEKKASADPDVVISKGRIRIPDSEGFYVVPIADIIRFQASGNYTEVFTVKGQYMTTKTLGIYEVKLKGYDFIRVHNKHLINSNYVVRYIKGKSGIAVMSDDTCIDISRRKKDEFLKSI
- a CDS encoding Dyp-type peroxidase, which produces MKENIASSQFQVEDIQSFIYLGYRDLKSSAYLLCRFNKEAIEEARKWLKHNLNFIQTLDKDLGENALNIAFTKEGLGKLGIDNDELHTFSIPFIEGMTARQKILGDFEQNDPANWKWGNEKEDSAVDMLLLVFGKDPAALEKKIDSLEFNSDHINLVYRVDSAFRDKEHFGFRDGITDVTTEGFLSHYLNRHPDNEHSGKAKFWNIHRDDVLKDGEVLLGYTNEYDEKSESPLVKLESKYLSHNRSDSQTSFKSDFGRNGTYLVFRQLDQDVSSFWSYADEQAKASNIEGMDAQYIASKMVGRLPDGTSFISKDENISGYVKEDPDGLKCPFASHVRRSNPRDSMIQGKPEESLKAVRNHRIIRRGRSYGVGISDARDMKEFIKDAIAASSVDKGSRGLNFICFNADISQQFEFIQQNWINNPKFLGLYNDPDPLVASLPVNGKTFSIPDQPFRKRLELQKNFVTVVGGAYFFMPGLNAIRYLVHKESIVSISNDEGKSFIDIGLSIY